The Longimicrobium sp. genome has a window encoding:
- a CDS encoding YbhB/YbcL family Raf kinase inhibitor-like protein, whose product MTLSLTSTAFGANGSIPAVHTCDGRDLSPPLAWSAVPAEAKSLALIVDDPDAPDPAAPKTTWVHWVLYNIPPSATGLEAGASQGRLPPGTQQGRNDWKRAGYGGPCPPVGRHRYFHKLYALDTTLDLKEPTKGDLEKAMEGHILARGELVGTYQRTR is encoded by the coding sequence ATGACCCTCTCCCTGACCTCCACCGCGTTCGGCGCGAACGGCTCCATCCCCGCCGTGCACACCTGCGACGGGCGCGACCTGTCGCCGCCGCTGGCATGGAGCGCCGTGCCGGCCGAGGCGAAGTCGCTGGCGCTGATCGTCGACGACCCCGACGCGCCCGACCCGGCGGCGCCGAAGACCACGTGGGTGCACTGGGTGCTCTACAACATCCCGCCGTCCGCGACGGGGCTGGAGGCGGGCGCGAGCCAGGGCCGCCTTCCGCCGGGGACGCAGCAGGGACGCAACGACTGGAAGCGCGCCGGCTACGGCGGCCCGTGCCCGCCCGTGGGCCGCCACCGCTACTTCCACAAGCTCTACGCCCTCGACACCACGCTGGACCTGAAGGAGCCGACCAAGGGTGACTTGGAGAAGGCGATGGAGGGCCACATCCTCGCCCGCGGCGAACTGGTGGGGACGTATCAGCGCACGCGGTGA